A single uncultured Methanolobus sp. DNA region contains:
- a CDS encoding polyphosphate polymerase domain-containing protein, with protein MEPIRKFNRFELKYLLSIEQARELKKQIGAYMLPDQYAWDTGDYVISSLYYDSPGLQCYWEKIDGLKFRKKLRVRIYETEENITEDSMVFVEIKQRYDKTIQKRRIAIPYRDAMTLCNERCFPDEYDERDRPVMEEVLAMIEERNLQPTLITSYFRHAYTGTDYDNGLRITFDSNIRYRINDLDLASKNPGRYIVSPDRVIMEIKANERVPYWLTELIAQNNYRLVRISKYCTGLDVENEFPRKIEVY; from the coding sequence ATGGAACCAATTCGAAAGTTCAATAGGTTCGAATTAAAGTATCTGCTTTCAATAGAGCAGGCACGTGAATTAAAAAAGCAGATAGGGGCTTACATGCTTCCTGACCAATACGCATGGGATACAGGAGACTATGTGATCTCCAGTCTGTATTATGACAGTCCGGGTCTTCAATGTTATTGGGAAAAAATAGATGGGCTGAAATTTCGCAAAAAGCTCAGAGTTCGCATATATGAGACTGAAGAGAACATAACAGAGGATTCCATGGTTTTTGTCGAGATCAAACAACGTTACGACAAAACGATACAGAAACGCAGGATAGCAATACCTTACAGGGATGCTATGACACTCTGCAACGAGCGCTGTTTCCCGGATGAGTATGACGAAAGGGACAGACCCGTTATGGAAGAGGTTCTGGCAATGATCGAGGAAAGAAACCTCCAGCCAACACTCATTACAAGTTATTTCAGACACGCTTATACAGGAACGGATTATGACAACGGCCTGAGGATAACATTTGACTCGAACATAAGATACAGGATTAATGACCTGGATCTGGCCTCCAAGAACCCTGGAAGATACATAGTATCGCCTGACCGGGTGATCATGGAGATCAAAGCTAATGAAAGGGTACCTTACTGGCTTACAGAACTCATCGCCCAGAACAACTACAGACTTGTCAGAATCAGCAAATACTGTACAGGACTGGACGTGGAGAACGAGTTCCCCAGAAAAATTGAGGTTTACTAA